The following are encoded together in the Bacillus cereus group sp. RP43 genome:
- the bsaA gene encoding glutathione peroxidase has protein sequence MTIYDFSAKTITGEEKSLKDYEGKAILIVNVASKCGFTPQYKGLQEVYDKYKDQGLEILGFPCNQFGGQEPGIEADITSFCELNYGVNFQMFAKIDVKGDKAHPLYTYMTEQAPGLLGVKAVKWNFTKFLIGRDGKVVGRFAPQTKPVDLEVEIEKVLGE, from the coding sequence ATGACAATTTATGATTTTTCAGCTAAAACAATTACAGGTGAAGAAAAATCGTTAAAAGATTACGAAGGAAAAGCAATTCTTATTGTAAATGTAGCTAGTAAATGCGGGTTTACACCGCAATATAAAGGATTACAAGAAGTATATGATAAATATAAAGATCAAGGACTAGAAATACTCGGTTTCCCTTGTAATCAATTCGGGGGACAAGAACCAGGAATAGAAGCGGACATTACAAGTTTTTGTGAATTGAATTACGGTGTAAACTTCCAGATGTTTGCAAAGATTGATGTGAAAGGTGACAAGGCTCATCCTCTGTATACATACATGACAGAACAAGCTCCAGGTTTACTCGGTGTGAAAGCAGTGAAATGGAACTTTACTAAATTTCTAATTGGAAGAGATGGGAAAGTAGTAGGGCGTTTTGCACCGCAAACGAAGCCAGTGGATTTAGAGGTTGAGATTGAGAAGGTACTTGGAGAATAA
- a CDS encoding DUF3925 domain-containing protein, whose translation MKTAQRETISNREFYFVLYMMLLYVTGWIIDVNGLFLSSYFNLAGEIMLPIVGGIVGLFVMSINKEQTK comes from the coding sequence ATGAAAACTGCACAACGTGAAACGATTTCAAATCGCGAGTTTTATTTCGTACTATATATGATGTTATTGTATGTTACTGGTTGGATAATCGATGTGAATGGTTTGTTTTTAAGCTCCTACTTTAATTTAGCAGGAGAGATTATGCTTCCAATCGTTGGTGGTATTGTCGGATTGTTCGTTATGTCTATCAATAAAGAACAAACGAAATAA
- a CDS encoding MBL fold metallo-hydrolase translates to MKKVEQLSSHLYLIDDFDLQHNERTGTYVLLGDDITLIETCAAPSLPYILDGLQQLHIDLNDVKNIIVTHVHLDHAGAAGLMMAKCPNATLYVHSRGARHMIDPTKLIVGAKAVYKEDFDKLFDPILPIEAERVHIVQNGDTLKIAEDRTLTFYDTPGHAKHHISIHDSLTNGIFTGDTIGIYYRELADLVVELYLPSTSPSQFQPDAMIASKNHIQSMNVDTIYFGHYGASSNVTEVYNQLEHWLPIFVHTGKEVFEQYNDFDEATKALQTVLMDNISSHLTKLNVPSDHSVYNILHLDIEISAMGIIDYFTKQEKSRSTIN, encoded by the coding sequence ATGAAAAAAGTAGAGCAATTATCTTCTCACCTATATCTTATTGATGATTTCGATTTACAACATAATGAACGAACAGGTACATATGTTTTATTAGGTGATGATATTACTTTAATTGAAACTTGTGCAGCCCCTTCTCTTCCGTATATTTTAGACGGCTTACAACAATTACATATTGACTTAAACGATGTAAAAAACATTATCGTTACACATGTCCATTTAGATCATGCTGGGGCAGCTGGTTTAATGATGGCAAAGTGCCCAAATGCTACTTTATATGTGCATTCTCGTGGTGCTCGTCATATGATTGATCCAACAAAACTCATTGTAGGCGCAAAAGCTGTGTACAAAGAAGATTTCGATAAACTTTTTGATCCAATTCTTCCTATAGAAGCAGAACGTGTTCATATTGTCCAAAACGGTGATACGTTAAAAATTGCAGAAGATCGCACCCTTACATTTTATGATACACCGGGGCATGCGAAGCACCATATTAGCATTCACGATTCATTAACAAACGGCATTTTTACTGGCGATACAATTGGAATTTATTATAGAGAACTTGCAGATCTTGTTGTAGAGTTATATCTACCGTCAACGTCTCCTTCACAATTTCAGCCAGATGCAATGATTGCTTCTAAAAATCACATTCAAAGTATGAATGTAGACACTATTTATTTCGGCCATTACGGCGCTTCATCCAATGTTACAGAAGTATATAACCAGCTGGAACATTGGTTACCTATTTTCGTTCATACTGGTAAAGAGGTCTTTGAACAGTATAATGACTTCGATGAAGCGACTAAGGCTTTACAAACTGTATTAATGGATAACATCTCTTCTCACCTTACAAAATTAAACGTCCCATCCGATCATTCCGTTTATAACATTTTACATCTAGATATAGAAATTAGCGCAATGGGCATTATTGATTATTTCACGAAGCAAGAGAAATCCAGATCCACTATCAACTAA
- a CDS encoding DUF3600 domain-containing protein, translating to MSLDCRVRESIQEEAKGIVAPPELKEKVIVQIKMKRGGSKRKRRLIAGVLAAAFLIPTTGFAYQSIMADGIYGSFENLKKHAGTMTLEAYMRFSAKLSEAKDEMGAKEYEEFTKELKKLTNAKLEYGDSNGNIDYDQLTPAKREEMKKVSMGLQPYFDKLNGHKSSKEVLTQEEFDRYVEALMTYEIVQVKTKSTGGMKVEEVPEAYKERFIKAEQFMEYVDEKVR from the coding sequence ATGAGTTTAGATTGTAGAGTTAGAGAATCTATACAAGAGGAAGCGAAGGGGATTGTAGCCCCGCCGGAGTTAAAAGAAAAAGTAATCGTTCAAATAAAAATGAAGCGCGGGGGAAGTAAAAGGAAGAGACGCCTTATCGCAGGAGTGCTTGCAGCAGCATTTTTAATCCCTACGACCGGTTTTGCTTATCAATCTATTATGGCAGATGGTATATACGGATCTTTTGAGAATTTAAAAAAACATGCTGGAACGATGACATTAGAGGCGTACATGCGTTTTAGTGCAAAGTTATCAGAAGCGAAAGATGAAATGGGTGCAAAGGAATATGAAGAGTTTACAAAAGAACTAAAGAAATTAACAAATGCAAAGCTTGAGTATGGAGATTCAAACGGTAATATTGATTATGATCAATTAACACCAGCAAAAAGAGAAGAAATGAAAAAGGTAAGTATGGGCCTTCAACCATACTTTGATAAGTTAAATGGTCATAAATCTAGTAAAGAAGTATTAACACAAGAAGAGTTTGATCGCTATGTGGAAGCTTTAATGACATATGAAATAGTACAAGTAAAAACAAAATCAACTGGTGGAATGAAAGTAGAAGAAGTACCTGAGGCATACAAAGAAAGATTTATTAAAGCGGAGCAGTTTATGGAGTATGTAGATGAAAAGGTACGATAA
- a CDS encoding sigma-70 family RNA polymerase sigma factor: MKDETVYIDLIQSNLSGNKEAYSELYDKTIQEVYKTAHFLIEDKTDVDDVVQEIYIQLYESLRKYDSEKPFRPWLIGLAIKQIHSYRRKRWMRLRIVKKAEEQRKLVQIDFSNDVVSKISNQKLIELIHKLPYKLKQVIILRYLHDYSQEEVAQILHIPIGTVKSRIHSALKKLRQKEQVEEIFLGEVGNVK, encoded by the coding sequence ATGAAGGATGAAACAGTGTATATAGATTTAATTCAATCAAATTTATCGGGCAATAAAGAAGCGTATAGCGAATTGTATGATAAAACGATTCAAGAAGTATATAAGACAGCACATTTTTTAATAGAGGATAAAACAGACGTAGATGATGTCGTTCAGGAAATATATATACAGCTATATGAATCACTTCGTAAATACGATAGCGAGAAGCCATTTCGTCCTTGGCTAATCGGACTTGCGATTAAACAAATTCATTCTTATAGAAGAAAGAGGTGGATGCGACTACGAATTGTAAAAAAAGCAGAAGAGCAAAGAAAACTAGTGCAAATTGATTTTTCTAACGATGTTGTAAGTAAAATATCAAATCAAAAACTAATCGAACTTATTCATAAATTACCGTATAAATTGAAACAAGTTATTATTTTAAGATACTTACACGATTACTCACAAGAAGAAGTAGCACAAATATTACATATTCCAATCGGTACTGTGAAATCTAGAATTCATTCGGCATTAAAGAAACTACGTCAAAAAGAGCAAGTAGAGGAAATCTTTTTAGGAGAGGTAGGGAATGTGAAATGA
- a CDS encoding zinc-binding dehydrogenase, translating into MKAIVVTSFGGPEVLKYTDMDIPTISDHQVLIRVVATSVNFADIKSRYGKKGNKALPFIPGIDAAGIVEHVGSHVKNIYPGQRVIAFPLNGSYAEHVVANENLTFILPNEVDFQTAAACPIVSFTSYNLLANVARLQQGESVLIHAAAGGIGTTAIQLAKLLRAGKIIGTVGSEAKRKIAFDAGADYVICHEDEDFVEKINELTNGEGVDVILDSISGTVSERSLKCLAYYGRLVHFGNASGETGNFQTKELHASCRSILGFSFATTRKKRPESLQETANEVFRYLRDGSLQIKATKSFPLQDAGKAHEWVESRQSTGKVILNVQSAP; encoded by the coding sequence ATGAAAGCTATCGTTGTAACTTCATTTGGTGGTCCTGAAGTGTTGAAATATACGGACATGGATATTCCTACAATTTCAGATCACCAAGTTTTAATTCGTGTTGTTGCTACTAGTGTTAATTTCGCCGATATTAAATCACGTTATGGCAAAAAAGGAAACAAAGCCTTACCTTTTATTCCAGGGATAGATGCAGCTGGTATTGTAGAACACGTAGGTTCTCATGTAAAAAACATTTATCCTGGCCAGCGTGTTATTGCTTTTCCTCTAAATGGCTCTTACGCAGAACACGTTGTCGCAAACGAAAACCTTACTTTCATATTACCTAATGAAGTTGATTTCCAAACTGCAGCCGCTTGCCCTATCGTATCTTTTACAAGCTATAATTTACTTGCAAATGTTGCAAGGCTTCAACAAGGTGAATCTGTTCTAATTCATGCAGCTGCTGGAGGAATTGGTACTACAGCGATTCAACTTGCTAAACTATTAAGAGCTGGAAAAATTATCGGTACTGTTGGAAGTGAAGCGAAAAGAAAAATCGCTTTTGATGCAGGAGCTGATTATGTTATTTGTCATGAAGATGAAGATTTCGTAGAGAAAATCAATGAGCTAACAAACGGAGAAGGAGTTGATGTAATTTTAGACTCTATTTCTGGAACTGTCTCTGAAAGAAGTTTAAAATGCCTTGCTTATTACGGTCGCCTCGTTCATTTCGGTAATGCAAGCGGTGAAACTGGTAACTTTCAAACAAAAGAATTACACGCAAGTTGCCGTTCTATACTCGGATTCAGCTTCGCCACTACACGAAAAAAACGTCCTGAATCACTCCAAGAAACTGCAAATGAAGTTTTCCGTTATTTGCGTGATGGAAGTTTACAAATTAAAGCTACGAAATCTTTTCCTCTGCAAGATGCAGGGAAAGCACATGAATGGGTCGAAAGTAGACAAAGTACAGGGAAAGTCATACTAAACGTTCAGTCAGCTCCCTAA
- a CDS encoding zinc dependent phospholipase C family protein, whose product MGSRIMHVIIANGIAEKLSIQDKTSFLLGGVAPDAVHSKEEKGTSHFYAGTTKNYTRRIDYDSFIHKYEDHMDSSYILGYYTHLIADDNWLSGFFLPWLKNRIENDETIAPMYYNDFKLLNAQLLHHYDKEQQLFALLNQEANIVNIEEISRENVLAFRQYIFEDMLYPEQHLHENLQVFSFDQIVGYIETAIEKGTFYIEQLSNKKFTSNI is encoded by the coding sequence ATGGGATCGCGAATTATGCATGTTATTATCGCTAACGGGATTGCTGAGAAATTATCCATTCAAGATAAAACTTCTTTCTTACTTGGAGGTGTAGCTCCTGATGCTGTTCATTCAAAAGAAGAAAAAGGAACTTCACATTTTTACGCTGGTACAACGAAGAACTATACGAGAAGAATAGATTATGATTCATTTATTCATAAATATGAAGATCATATGGATTCCTCTTATATTTTAGGTTATTATACCCACCTCATTGCCGATGATAACTGGTTAAGTGGATTTTTTCTACCTTGGCTAAAAAACAGAATTGAGAACGACGAAACTATCGCACCTATGTACTATAACGATTTTAAATTATTGAACGCACAATTGTTGCATCATTACGATAAAGAACAACAGCTCTTCGCCCTACTTAATCAAGAGGCTAACATTGTGAATATCGAGGAAATTTCTAGAGAGAATGTTTTAGCTTTTCGGCAATATATTTTTGAAGATATGCTATATCCTGAGCAACACTTGCACGAAAACTTACAAGTGTTTTCATTTGATCAAATCGTTGGTTATATTGAGACTGCTATTGAAAAAGGAACATTTTATATAGAACAACTCTCTAATAAAAAATTCACTTCAAATATTTAA
- a CDS encoding VOC family protein yields the protein MIHKVGQIMLYVNNQDEAVNFWTEKVGFHVIAEEDNNQGMRWIEIAPTNDAETRIILHNKEVISKMSPELNLATPSLMFFSENLDQLYTDLTNKNVTVGEMVTMPTGKVFNFADSEGNYFAVMEKKK from the coding sequence ATGATTCATAAAGTTGGACAAATTATGTTGTATGTAAATAATCAAGATGAGGCAGTAAATTTTTGGACCGAAAAAGTAGGGTTTCATGTAATCGCAGAGGAAGATAACAATCAAGGAATGAGATGGATTGAAATTGCTCCAACTAATGATGCTGAGACGAGGATCATATTACATAATAAAGAGGTTATCTCCAAAATGAGCCCAGAATTGAATCTTGCTACACCATCTTTAATGTTCTTCTCAGAAAATCTTGATCAATTATATACAGATTTAACAAATAAAAATGTTACAGTTGGTGAAATGGTAACTATGCCTACTGGTAAAGTGTTTAACTTTGCTGATAGTGAAGGGAATTACTTTGCGGTTATGGAAAAGAAAAAATAA
- a CDS encoding sugar phosphate isomerase/epimerase family protein, producing MDRKLGMFLNTKHIEVNEGIQKAREWDLKYIQLYAMNKNFNLANISKVEWITLKESLSLNGMKVPSLAINFGENGIVGTEIDSAIDQFKYTTDKGLELGARIITAHIGKIPDDEKSEYYNKMERVCDEIGNLAFKFGGVFAIETGSEKAIVLKRFLENINAKGLAVNFDPANIISDVNENLIESLFLLKEYIVQTHIKDCKEVKRNGSSKYIEVAAGNGEVDFDTFFKALDEIGFDGYNMIERNDYFDQLDGMSQSINFVKKYI from the coding sequence ATGGATAGGAAATTAGGAATGTTTTTAAATACGAAACATATTGAAGTAAACGAAGGGATACAAAAGGCGAGGGAATGGGATTTAAAATATATTCAATTATATGCTATGAATAAGAACTTCAACTTAGCTAATATTTCAAAGGTAGAATGGATTACTTTAAAGGAAAGTTTATCTCTTAATGGAATGAAAGTTCCATCATTAGCAATTAATTTTGGAGAAAATGGAATTGTAGGAACGGAAATTGACAGTGCAATAGATCAGTTTAAATATACTACTGACAAGGGGTTAGAACTCGGAGCAAGGATAATAACAGCTCATATTGGGAAAATTCCAGATGATGAAAAAAGTGAGTACTATAATAAAATGGAACGGGTTTGTGATGAGATAGGAAATTTAGCATTTAAATTTGGGGGAGTCTTCGCAATTGAGACGGGATCTGAAAAAGCGATAGTGTTAAAAAGATTTTTAGAAAATATAAACGCAAAAGGATTAGCTGTTAACTTTGACCCAGCAAATATAATAAGTGATGTAAATGAAAATCTGATAGAGAGTCTATTTCTCTTAAAAGAGTATATAGTACAAACACACATTAAAGATTGTAAAGAAGTAAAAAGAAATGGTTCAAGTAAGTATATAGAAGTCGCAGCAGGAAATGGTGAAGTGGATTTTGATACATTCTTCAAGGCATTAGACGAAATTGGATTCGACGGGTATAACATGATTGAAAGAAATGATTATTTTGACCAACTTGACGGAATGAGCCAGTCAATCAATTTCGTAAAGAAATACATATAA
- a CDS encoding DEAD/DEAH box helicase: MIKDMQPFLQQAWEKAGFKEFTEIQKQAIPTILEGQDVIAESPTGTGKTLAYLLPLLHKINPEVKQPQVVILAPTRELVMQIHEEVQKFTAGTDISGASLIGGADIKRQVEKLKKHPRVIVGSPGRILELIRMKKLKMHEVKTIVFDEFDQIVKQKMMGAVLDVIKSTMRDRQLVFFSATITKAAEDAARDLTVEPQLVRVTRSETQSLVEHTYIVCERREKNDYIRRIMHMGNVKAVAFLNDPFRLDEITRKLQFRKMKAAALHAEANKQEREATMRAFRSGKLEILLATDIAARGLDIDDLTHVIHLELPDTVDQYIHRSGRTGRMGKEGTVVSLVTEQEERKLLQFAKKLGIVFTKQEMFNGSFVETKPKAPKKKKPAFTGKKKPR, encoded by the coding sequence ATGATAAAAGATATGCAACCATTTTTACAACAAGCTTGGGAAAAGGCTGGTTTTAAAGAGTTTACTGAAATTCAAAAACAAGCGATTCCAACTATTTTAGAAGGACAAGACGTTATAGCTGAATCTCCAACTGGAACAGGAAAAACATTAGCGTACTTATTACCCCTTTTACATAAAATTAATCCTGAAGTTAAACAGCCTCAAGTTGTAATTTTAGCTCCAACTCGTGAACTTGTAATGCAAATTCATGAAGAAGTTCAAAAGTTTACAGCGGGAACTGATATTTCTGGTGCGTCTTTAATTGGTGGTGCAGACATTAAGCGCCAAGTAGAAAAATTAAAGAAACACCCGAGAGTAATTGTTGGTTCACCAGGACGTATTTTAGAATTGATTCGTATGAAAAAGTTAAAGATGCATGAAGTGAAAACGATTGTATTTGATGAGTTTGATCAAATTGTAAAACAAAAGATGATGGGTGCTGTACTTGATGTAATTAAATCAACGATGCGCGATCGTCAATTAGTATTTTTCTCGGCGACAATAACGAAAGCGGCAGAAGACGCGGCACGTGATTTGACAGTTGAACCACAATTAGTACGTGTAACACGTTCAGAGACACAGAGCCTAGTTGAACACACGTATATCGTTTGTGAGCGTCGTGAAAAAAATGATTATATAAGAAGAATTATGCATATGGGAAATGTAAAAGCAGTTGCCTTCTTAAATGACCCATTCCGTTTAGATGAAATTACTCGGAAATTGCAATTCCGTAAAATGAAAGCAGCAGCTCTTCACGCAGAAGCGAACAAACAAGAACGTGAAGCAACGATGCGTGCATTCCGCAGCGGGAAATTAGAAATTTTACTTGCTACTGATATTGCAGCACGTGGATTAGATATCGATGATTTAACACACGTAATCCACTTAGAGTTACCAGATACAGTAGACCAATATATTCACCGCTCAGGCCGTACTGGACGTATGGGTAAAGAAGGAACAGTTGTTTCTCTTGTAACAGAACAAGAAGAGCGTAAATTACTTCAATTTGCAAAAAAATTAGGTATTGTGTTTACGAAACAAGAAATGTTCAACGGATCATTTGTAGAAACGAAACCGAAAGCACCAAAGAAAAAGAAACCAGCATTTACTGGGAAGAAAAAGCCTAGATAA
- a CDS encoding formate--tetrahydrofolate ligase: MTTTTTVKSDIEIAQEASMKKIQEIAADLNILEDELEPYGHYKGKLSLDIFKRLQDEKDGKVVLVTAINPTPAGEGKSTVTVGLGQAFNKIGKKTVIALREPSLGPTMGLKGGAAGGGFSQVVPMEDINLHFTGDIHAITTANNALAAFIDNHIQQGNVLGIDTRKIVWKRCVDLNDRALRNVVIGLGGPVQGVPREDGFDITVASEIMAVFCLATDIQDLKARLSRIVVAYNFANQPVTVKDLGVEGALTLLLKDALKPNLVQTLENTPAIIHGGPFANIAHGCNSVIATTMAAKLGDYVITEAGFGADLGAEKFLDIKARAAGIKPEAVVIVATIRALKMHGGVAKDQLKEENVDALAKGMENLQKHVETIQSFGVPFVIAINKFITDTDAEVTYLQEWCNERGYAVSLTEVWEKGGQGGVDLAEKVLKEIEKGENNYAPLYELELPLEEKIRTIAQKVYGAKDIEFAPKARKQLAQFEGEGWSNLPICMAKTQYSLSDDATKLGRPSDFIVTIRELKPSIGAGFIVALTGTMLTMPGLPKQPAALQMDVNEDGKAVGLF; encoded by the coding sequence ATGACAACTACTACAACAGTTAAATCTGATATTGAAATCGCACAAGAAGCAAGTATGAAAAAAATTCAAGAAATTGCAGCTGATTTAAATATTTTAGAAGATGAATTAGAGCCATACGGGCATTATAAAGGTAAGTTATCTCTTGATATTTTTAAGCGTTTACAAGATGAGAAAGACGGTAAAGTTGTTTTAGTAACAGCAATTAACCCAACTCCAGCTGGAGAAGGTAAATCAACAGTAACAGTTGGTTTAGGTCAAGCTTTTAATAAAATTGGTAAGAAAACAGTAATTGCACTTCGCGAACCATCTCTTGGACCAACGATGGGACTAAAAGGCGGAGCAGCAGGTGGCGGTTTTTCACAAGTCGTACCAATGGAAGACATTAACCTTCACTTTACTGGAGATATTCATGCGATTACAACTGCCAACAACGCATTAGCGGCGTTTATTGATAATCATATCCAACAAGGAAACGTACTTGGAATTGATACGCGTAAAATCGTTTGGAAACGCTGTGTTGACTTAAATGATCGTGCCCTTCGTAACGTAGTAATTGGCCTTGGTGGACCAGTTCAAGGTGTACCACGTGAAGATGGTTTTGATATTACTGTAGCATCTGAAATTATGGCCGTATTCTGCCTTGCAACAGATATTCAAGATTTAAAAGCACGTTTATCTCGCATCGTAGTTGCTTATAACTTTGCAAATCAACCTGTAACGGTTAAAGATTTAGGTGTAGAAGGTGCGTTAACATTATTATTAAAAGACGCATTAAAACCGAACTTAGTACAAACGTTAGAAAATACACCAGCTATCATTCATGGCGGACCATTTGCGAACATCGCTCACGGCTGTAACAGTGTTATCGCTACAACAATGGCAGCAAAATTAGGTGATTATGTTATTACAGAAGCTGGATTTGGTGCAGATTTAGGCGCAGAGAAGTTTTTAGATATTAAAGCTCGTGCAGCTGGCATTAAACCAGAAGCAGTTGTTATTGTTGCGACTATTCGTGCGCTTAAAATGCATGGCGGCGTAGCAAAAGATCAATTAAAAGAAGAAAATGTAGATGCATTAGCAAAAGGTATGGAAAACTTACAGAAACATGTGGAAACAATTCAAAGCTTCGGTGTGCCTTTCGTAATTGCAATTAATAAATTCATTACAGATACAGATGCAGAAGTTACATACTTACAAGAATGGTGCAATGAGCGTGGCTATGCAGTATCCTTAACAGAGGTTTGGGAGAAAGGTGGCCAAGGTGGTGTAGACCTTGCTGAGAAAGTGTTAAAAGAAATTGAAAAAGGTGAAAACAACTACGCACCACTTTATGAATTAGAATTACCATTAGAAGAAAAAATTCGTACAATTGCTCAAAAAGTGTATGGCGCAAAAGATATTGAGTTTGCACCGAAAGCACGTAAACAATTAGCTCAATTTGAAGGAGAAGGATGGAGTAACCTACCAATATGTATGGCGAAAACACAGTATTCTCTTTCTGACGATGCAACAAAATTAGGTCGCCCATCTGACTTTATTGTTACAATTCGTGAATTGAAACCATCTATCGGCGCAGGGTTTATCGTTGCATTAACAGGAACAATGTTAACAATGCCTGGTCTTCCTAAACAGCCAGCTGCGCTTCAAATGGATGTAAATGAAGATGGAAAAGCAGTAGGTTTATTCTAA
- a CDS encoding class I SAM-dependent methyltransferase: MAKFNWHESAEKKWDNNAEFWNQNSQEMWDSGSRSTIIPFFEQYVEKEVQVLDVGCGDGYGTYKLSLTGYKAVGVDLSEVMIQKGKERGEGLNLSFIKGDLSSLPFENEQFEAIMAINSLEWTEEPLRALNEIKRVLKKDGYACIAILGPTAKPRENSYPRLYGKDVVCNTMMPWEFEQLAKEQGFEVVDGTGVYKRGVNEKMLGQLPTELQQALTFLWVFMLKNV; encoded by the coding sequence ATGGCGAAGTTTAATTGGCATGAATCGGCAGAGAAAAAATGGGATAACAATGCAGAGTTTTGGAATCAAAATAGTCAAGAAATGTGGGATAGCGGGAGCAGGAGTACAATCATTCCATTTTTTGAACAGTACGTGGAAAAGGAAGTACAAGTGTTAGATGTTGGCTGTGGTGATGGGTATGGTACATATAAATTAAGTCTTACTGGGTACAAAGCGGTTGGGGTGGACTTATCGGAAGTTATGATTCAAAAGGGTAAGGAACGCGGAGAAGGCCTAAACTTATCTTTTATAAAAGGTGATCTTTCTTCATTGCCATTTGAAAATGAGCAATTTGAAGCAATTATGGCAATTAATTCTTTAGAATGGACCGAGGAGCCATTGCGAGCATTAAATGAAATAAAGCGTGTTTTAAAGAAAGATGGATACGCGTGTATTGCAATTTTAGGACCGACAGCAAAACCGAGAGAGAACAGTTATCCTCGCCTATACGGCAAAGATGTTGTTTGCAATACGATGATGCCTTGGGAATTTGAACAGTTAGCGAAAGAACAAGGTTTTGAAGTTGTAGATGGAACCGGTGTATATAAGCGCGGAGTAAATGAGAAGATGTTAGGTCAACTACCTACAGAGTTACAACAAGCATTAACATTTTTATGGGTATTTATGTTAAAAAACGTATAA
- the ytfJ gene encoding GerW family sporulation protein gives MDHPIQGLMKAAMENLKEMVDVNTIVGEPVQTADGGVVLTVSKVAFGFGAGGSDFQTNDGQRTNGNPAFGGGSAGGVSITPVAFLVVNKDGVNILHLQNATHLAEKIIELAPQTIDKIQSMFQTDEKKEGNHHPQNPDEIL, from the coding sequence GTGGATCATCCAATTCAAGGATTAATGAAAGCAGCAATGGAAAATTTGAAGGAAATGGTCGATGTAAATACGATTGTTGGGGAGCCTGTTCAAACGGCTGACGGTGGTGTAGTGTTAACAGTTTCTAAAGTAGCGTTCGGTTTTGGAGCAGGAGGTTCTGATTTCCAGACGAATGATGGACAAAGAACGAACGGTAACCCTGCATTTGGTGGCGGTAGTGCGGGTGGTGTGTCAATTACACCAGTAGCATTTCTAGTCGTGAATAAAGACGGGGTAAATATTCTTCATTTACAAAATGCGACACATTTAGCAGAAAAAATAATTGAATTAGCTCCACAAACAATTGATAAAATTCAATCGATGTTCCAAACAGATGAAAAGAAAGAGGGAAATCATCACCCTCAAAACCCAGATGAAATCCTTTAA
- a CDS encoding GNAT family N-acetyltransferase, giving the protein MLKKLTQNNHEQVLSFLKEEAAMNLFIIGDIEAFGYDTAFQELWGTFNENGTLKSILLRFHDAFIPYSKEDFVTSDYEALLSVYKPLKLSGKSTIVERFETAPSIQLGTRNEMYFCECLDDNNLPSTPIHETIKLASLDDIERIMHLRSNIAEFPTANESEKILRQAIETNTGRTYYIEKDGAIIASASTSAENSLSAMVVGVCTHPNHRGNGYASLILQKMIQDFTNEGRTLCLFYNNPAAGRIYKRLGFKDIGMWTMYR; this is encoded by the coding sequence ATGCTCAAAAAATTAACTCAAAATAATCATGAACAAGTACTTTCTTTTCTAAAAGAAGAAGCAGCAATGAATTTATTTATTATTGGAGATATTGAAGCTTTCGGTTATGATACAGCTTTTCAAGAATTATGGGGAACATTCAATGAGAACGGAACATTAAAATCAATTTTACTCCGCTTCCATGATGCATTTATACCGTACAGTAAAGAAGATTTTGTTACCTCTGACTATGAGGCACTTCTTTCCGTATATAAGCCGCTTAAACTCTCTGGCAAGTCAACTATTGTAGAAAGATTCGAAACTGCTCCAAGTATACAACTAGGTACCAGAAATGAAATGTATTTTTGCGAATGTCTTGATGACAATAACTTACCTAGCACACCAATTCATGAAACAATTAAACTTGCCTCGCTAGATGATATAGAGCGAATTATGCATTTACGAAGTAACATCGCTGAATTCCCAACCGCTAATGAATCAGAAAAAATTTTAAGGCAAGCTATCGAAACAAATACAGGACGTACATACTATATTGAAAAAGACGGTGCAATCATTGCTTCCGCTTCTACCTCTGCTGAAAATTCATTATCAGCTATGGTTGTTGGAGTCTGTACACACCCGAATCATCGCGGGAATGGCTATGCTTCGCTCATATTACAGAAAATGATTCAAGACTTCACAAATGAAGGCAGAACGCTTTGCTTATTTTATAACAACCCAGCTGCTGGACGAATTTATAAACGATTAGGTTTTAAAGATATTGGCATGTGGACGATGTATCGATAA